The Synechococcus sp. M16.1 genome includes the window GCCAGCTTTCGGAAGCGGTGGGAGTGAGCCCGGAACGACTGGTGTTCACCAGCGGTGCCACGGAAGCCAACAACCTGGCGCTGCTGGGCCATGCCCGCGCCCTGGGGAGCGGCCATCTGATCAGCGTGGCCACCGAACACCACGCCGTGCTGGATCCACTCCAGCAACTGCAACGGGAAGGCTTCAGCGTCACCCTGCTGACCCCAGGCCCCGATGGACTGATCAGCCCTGAGCAGCTGGAGGCGGCGATTACCCCCGAAACGCGGCTGGTGAGCGTGATGGCGGCCAACAACGAAATCGGCGTGCTCCAGCCGCTCGAGCAACTGGGAACGATTTGCCGCCGCCATGGCATCACCCTGCACAGCGATGGAGCCCAGGCCTTCGGGACGCTGCCGCTGGCCCCTGATGCCTTGGGGGTTGACCTGCTCAGCCTCAGTGCCCACAAGCTCTACGGGCCCAAGGGCATTGGCGCCCTGGTGCTGCGGGAGGACATCGCCATCGAACCGCTGCAGTGGGGGGGCGGCCAGGAAGCCGGGCTCCGGGCCGGCACCCTGCCCACAGCCTTGATCGTGGGCTTTGCCGCCGCCGCCCGCCTTGCGCTGCAGGAGCAGGAGCAGCGCAACAGCCACCTACAGCACCTGCGCGATCAGCTGTGGGAGGGCCTGCAGCAGCGCCTCCCTGGCGTGCTGCTCAA containing:
- a CDS encoding cysteine desulfurase family protein, encoding MIATSACIVLSGSALAFDFQATTPCAAEVVEAMAPFWSADWGNPSSRQHRLGLNASAAVNVARRQLSEAVGVSPERLVFTSGATEANNLALLGHARALGSGHLISVATEHHAVLDPLQQLQREGFSVTLLTPGPDGLISPEQLEAAITPETRLVSVMAANNEIGVLQPLEQLGTICRRHGITLHSDGAQAFGTLPLAPDALGVDLLSLSAHKLYGPKGIGALVLREDIAIEPLQWGGGQEAGLRAGTLPTALIVGFAAAARLALQEQEQRNSHLQHLRDQLWEGLQQRLPGVLLNGALQPRLPHNLNISLPGVNGSHLHRALRPHLACSSGSACSNGAPSHVLQAIGRSRAEAEASLRLSLGRETTSGDVDQAITAITDAATATGFFSGR